A segment of the Aureliella helgolandensis genome:
GCGGTTCGCTTGCTGGTGGAAGGCACGGACCGAACTTCGGAAGAGGAGCGCGCCACTTATCGACAAATTCTGCTCGAGGTGTGTGAAACGCTGCGTCCCTCTCTTGAACAGCTGAATCCTCGCTAGCCTTTCGGTCTCTAATGATTCTGGCCTGAAAAGAGGCTCACGGCGGGTTGCGATATCCACCAGCCGCTCAGCTGGAAATCTAGCAGCCCGCTGCTAAACTGGTTGGGTCCAAGTTCTCGCTTTAGAACCGAACCTTGTCAGGTTGCTACGATGTTTTACCAAGATCTACTCAATTTCCTCATCGCTTGGTTTCGTACCCGTCAATGGAGGAAGCTCTTGTGGATTGGCGCCACCGTTTTCTGCCTCCCCATGTTCGGCCTAGGCATCAGTCTTTACGGCGCCACGCTGACACGAAGCCAGATTGCTGGCCGATATCTTAGCCTCGTCAGTGAAGATGTAGACAGCACCATGGCTGCGGTCGATTCCATCAACAATGAAGATGCTACGGAGGCAACTCAGCAGGAGAAGGAGCTGCTACTGGCAGAAAGGAACTTACAGGTTCCCCTTAGACGAATTCTACAACTTGGAAGCTTCAATGAGCGCGCGGTTTTCCTGGTCGCGAATGAATTAGCTCGGCAAGGGAGACTTCCCACAGCGGTTCGCATGATGCGCGAAATCGCCCCTGCCCAAGGGAAAGGGTTTCCCAAGGGGCATGCCTGGTTGGCCAACTACGAAATGGCAACTTGGAAAAGTGATAAGACCCAAGCGGAAATATTGCTCAATGACCTGTCCGTCGCCGAATCGGAACTCAAAAACGCGCAACAAGTTCTCGTTTATGCCAAACTCCTGAACGAATTCGGCAAGCCGAAAGAGGCTCTAAGAATCCTCCGTATTCACGTGCAACAGTATCCCGAATTGAATCTACCCTATGCTGAATTAGCCAAACAACTCGGTGAACAAGCGGACTTTCGCGATGCGGTGATCGCGGGTCGCGCGGCTGCGGAGAAACGCCTCCAATCTTCAGACGGTAGCGTTAACGATGTTGCACAATTAGTAAACCTTGCGTTACTCGACGGAAAAATCGATGATGCCTTAGCTATTGCATCCCGCGGTGTAAAATCTGCCCCCGACGACCAAAACTTGAAGCGTATTTTGTCAGAAGTTCTACGATTGAAATACGAAGCCACTTCGCAGACTAGCGTGGCGGATGCACAGTTGAACTTGAGCTATCTCG
Coding sequences within it:
- a CDS encoding tetratricopeptide repeat protein; the encoded protein is MFYQDLLNFLIAWFRTRQWRKLLWIGATVFCLPMFGLGISLYGATLTRSQIAGRYLSLVSEDVDSTMAAVDSINNEDATEATQQEKELLLAERNLQVPLRRILQLGSFNERAVFLVANELARQGRLPTAVRMMREIAPAQGKGFPKGHAWLANYEMATWKSDKTQAEILLNDLSVAESELKNAQQVLVYAKLLNEFGKPKEALRILRIHVQQYPELNLPYAELAKQLGEQADFRDAVIAGRAAAEKRLQSSDGSVNDVAQLVNLALLDGKIDDALAIASRGVKSAPDDQNLKRILSEVLRLKYEATSQTSVADAQLNLSYLDAALRADPTNPAVIDSVAEAMAQGQNLSPELKAAVEASLADGQASVITHMLVANNKIRNGDSAAAIPHLELALRQVPNSSTILNNLAFAIIKGQPDRADEAAEMIDKALNAPEASQAQRASMFDTQGQIRQHQQDNLGAIESYEKAISLDKGKIATHERLAEVYRAVGMPDLAEVQMRRIKQLTDKK